The nucleotide window GACGTTTATGCTGGCCCAATATTCTGGGATCTGGCCGATGCCCGCCAGATTATGGCCTGGTATCGCGATTTCCTGCCCAGGGCGCCGCGCGAAATGGGCATGTTCCTCGGTCTCAAGCGTGTGCCGAATGCAGAGCTCTTTCCTGAGGCTCTCTGGGGTCGGCCTATTGTTGCTCTCATGACCTGTTACAACGGCACCGAAGAAGAAGGTGTCGAAGCAATGCGACCGGTCTACGAGGCACTGCCCGAACCACTATTGGATGGGATGACTCAGATGCCGTTTCCCATCTGGCAGTCTGCCTTCGACCCCATCCTGCCTGAAGGACTGCAGTGGTATTGGAAGGGGGACTTCGTTAAAGAGTTGTCGGACGAGGCGATAGACGTCCACATCAAACATGCCTCAAAGGCGCCGGACGGGCTCTCACTGATGCACCTGTACCCGATCAATGGCGCGGTACACGACACGGATAGTAACGCCATGGCCTGGAGTTGTCGCGATGCGAACTGGTCCATGGTCATCGCCGGAATTGATGCCGAGCCCGAAAATGCGGCAACAGTAACCCAATGGGCGCGTGACTACTGGGAAGCAGTTCATCCATACAGTGCCAGTGGTGCCTACATCAACTTCATGATGGAAGAGGGTAACGAGCGAATACAGGCCACCTATGGGCCCAATTACCCGCGACTGGCGCAGATCAAGGCAAAGTACGATCCGGGAAACTTCTTCCGGGTAAACCAGAACATCCGGCCGGGTTGAGTTCAAAAACCGGTTAAAGCGGAGCCCCATGCGGTGACAGGGAAGACGCCCGGGCTCCGGATCAAATCCCTGGTCTGGCTGTAGGAACGGAGGAGGAACCATGTCAATTCCAATAGTCGTGCTACTGGCGTTTGCAGGCTGGACGCTGCTGTCGATGACCCTGACTGTGGGTGCTTATCGCTGGTACCGTCTGTATAAGCAGATCACTTCCTAGCCTGGCAGGTGTATCAGTGGCAGCGGTGTCTGTGGCTTAACGGTCTGAATCGCAAAGTTACTGCGAATATCCCGGATTCCCGGTAACTTGAGCAGCGTATTGGTCAGGAAGTTTTCATAGGCCCGCAGATCCGGAACTACCACCTGCAGCAGGAAATCAGATTCGCCCGAAACAAGGTGGGCCATAACGACTTCCGGTAAAACACTGACCGCTTCGCGAAAGGCCTCCGCTTCTTTCTCACGATGCCGCTCCACTTTGATACCTACGAATACGGTAAGCCCCAAACCCACTTTTTCCTGGTCCAGAACCGCGCTGTAACCCTTTATCACGCCAGATTCTTCAAGCAGGCGCACCCTGCGTGAGCAGGGGGAAGGGGATAAGCCTATGTCTGCGGCCAAGTCGATATTTGGCAGGCGGCCGTTTGCCTGCAGTGTCTCCAGAATCTTCCGGTCGAATCGGTCAAACTTGAAATTTGGCATGATTGGTCGGTCTAGTGAGTATTCGTGATTATAGGTGCCAACTTTAAACCATTTTGTGGCTTATAAAGCAACCCTTCGCCAAAGGGTCATGGGTATACTGGACGCATCGATTTCAACAACAGCGATGCGAATCTATGGATGGCCTTTTTCTGTTTACGATGGCCCTTGTCGCAATCTACCTTGTTCCAGGGCCAGACATGATTCTGGTTCTGGGCACGACCGTCAGCGAAGGTCCAAGGCGCGCCATTGCCACTGCAGTGGGTCTTGCGGTTGCCAGATCCATCCACGTATTGCTGGCGGCCGTAGGGCTTGCCGCACTTTTTGTTTCACAACCCTGGACATACCATACGGTTCGTTTGGTCGGTGCTGCCTACTTGCTCTACCTGGGCTGGCAGCTTCTGGGAAAAGCCAGCGTTTTGCCGGCAACCAATGACCTGGCAGCGGCCGGGATGGCAAAATCCGGGTACCTCGCTGCTTTCCGCCGGGGGCTCGCAACCAACCTGCTCAATCCGAAATCACTGATTTTTTGCTCAGTACTGCTCCCCCAATTCATCCGCCCGGAGCTTTCCGGAGTGGCGGGTCAGTTTGCCGTGCTGGCGGCGATTCTTGTGCTGACCGGGTTTGTATTTGATCTTGCCTATGCACTTATAGGGCGCGGGTTGTGGGCCATTACCGCTGAGAATGCCAGGTATCAGAAAGCTCAGAACAACATCTTTGCTTTGCTGATGATGAGCATTGGCCTGAAGGTCGCTTTTTCATAGCTCGACCAGTGTCAAACGAGTGCCTGCTCAACCGCCTGGGCGGCATGAATTTCCGTAGTGTCGTAAAGCGGAACAGAGGTATCTGCCTGGCGGATCAGTAGGCCGATTTCGGTGCACCCCAGAATAACCGCCTGTGCACCGCGCTCTGAAAGCGAGGCGACAATATCGAGATAGGCCTGACGGGAATCCGGGTTAATCTCGCCCTGGCACAACTCCTCGTAGATGACCCGGTGAACTGAATCCCGCTGGGCTTGATCCGGCGTGAGCACTGCAATGCCTGCTGCTTCCAGGCGCTCGCGGTAAAACGCCTGCTCCATGGTAAATCGAGTACCGAGCAGGCCCACGCGAGTGATGCGATCCTGCGCCAGCACTTGTGCTGTGGCATCGGCAATATGGAGAAGGGGCAGACGAACAGTCTGTTCAATTTCTGGCGCCACCTTGTGCATGGTGTTGGTGCCAATTACCAGAAAATCTGCGCCGGCTTTTTGCAATGACAGAGCCGCGTCGGACAGTATCCGGGCGGTCGCGGCCCAGTCGCCCCTGTGCTGAAGCGCTTCGATCTCGGCAAAATCGACACTGTAGAGCACCAGTTTTGCCGAGTGCAGCCCTCCCAGGCGGGCTTTCACACCCTCATTGATCAGGCGGTAATAGGTTTGAGTCGATTCCCAGCTCATGCCGCCGAGAAGGCCAATGGTTTTCATAACAACCTCCCTTTTTTTTAACGTAAAACCCGCTTCACAAATACCGGGCCAAACAGCTCAAACACAATGGTAGAGGCGACCACGACCGGGAGAATAGAATCGCGGTATTCCGGAAAGCGTTCCGCAGCCAGCAGTGCCATACCGATCGCTACACCTGCCTGCGGTGTCAGGGCCAGGCCGATATTCCGGGGTAGTGCCTCGTGCCTTGCAGGGCTGAACATTACTGCAAAGTAGCCGCCCAACACCCGGCCGGCCAAACGCAGCAAAACATAGGCGAGGGTCAGCAGTATTGCGTCATCCACCCTGTAAAGATCAATGCTGGCTCCGGAAAGCACAAAGAAGAACACCAGAAATGGCCATTCAATATGCTCAATCTCCCGGAATGACCGGGTATGGTGATAGGCCAGATTGGCCACCAGGCTTCCGGCAATCATGGAGGCAAGCAGGGCGGAAACACCCAGCAGCGAGGAAAGCCCGGCCAGCAACAGTATTATCGCAATGGCTTCCACCTGAGTGGGCTCCCCCGATTTGAGGCGACCAGTCAGCCATGCGGCTGGCAGGCCAACGGTGACCCCCAGCAATATCGCGCCGCCCATCTCCCACAGGGCATGCAGCAAAGCAACCTGACCATCACCGCCAATCACCCAGCCGAGAACGGACATACTCAGCCCGAAAACGACAATGCCCCAGGCGTCATCAATAGCAACAATACCCAGCAATATCCTGGGCACCAGTCCGGCACTCCCTCTCTCGCGAACCGATTCGCTCACAGCGGCAGGATCTGTTGCCACTGAAATGGCCGCCAGCGATACGGCAACCACTAGGGGAAACCCCAGCATCAGCAAACCAGCACCTACCAGGAGACCGCCGCCGATAATCACGAACAGGGAAATTACCAGAATCAGTGGGCCGGTATTGCGCAGTCGACGCAACTCCAATTCACTGCCCAGAAGAAAAGCCACCATCACCAGTGCGAGCTGGATCATTGGCTCGCTTAGCCCGCCGAGCACGTCGTTATCTTGAGCACCTATCCACACCTGTTGAACGAAGGCGATAGCAATGCCCACCAGCATCAGAATGGAGATCCGCGGAACCCTTGTGCGATGGGCAAGGGCGTCAGCAAAAATGCTGGCGGACAGAATAACGCCCAGCAGGATGATGTTCAGGGTGGCCTGGGAAGCCCCAATGGGCAGCCAGTGGGGGAAGTTCTCAATCATCTGGACGCCTCGATATGATCCTTTAACGAAATAATCCATCACCACCGTCGGTGAGGATTGCCAGGCGATTTACTGGCGGCCTGCTCAGAGAGTTAATAGAGAGATAGTGCCATCGGCTAGTAAACGCAGACTCTCATGACTAGAGTTAAGATAGCACCTCGGCCACGGATCAGAATCTTCCCCGACACACTGCCATCGTAAACAGGGAATTGTTATGACGACAAGCAGTAACACACCGGATCACCGTGATGCGATCACCATCCTGGCACGGGCAGGGTATGGAGCCCGGGGTATTGTCTATCTGCTGGTAGGCGGGCTGGCTGCGTTGGCTGTCGTCGGGCAGGGCGGGCAAACGACCGGTAGCCGTGGTGCTCTTGAACGCATTTTGTTTGCTCCCTGGGGTGACGTGCTGCTCGGAATCATGGTTGCCGGCCTCCTGGGATTTGCCCTTTGGCGCGGAATCCAGGCGATCAAGGATACTGATCATCACGGCATGGATGCCAAAGGCATCGTGGTCCGTGCCGCCCTCCTGATAAGCGCCATGACGCATATCATGCTCGCATTCTTTGCAGTCAGCCTGATATTCACCCTGGACAGTTCGTCCGGCGGTTCGGGCAGCGGGTCCAAAGACGCCGCTACCTGGCTGATGAGTCAGTCCTTTGGTCGGTGGCTTGTTGCAGCGGTGGGGGTCGCACTTGTGGGAGCCGGCGTCGCCCATGTGATCAAAGCAGTGAAAACGCAGTTTGACCGCCACTTCAACATGCCGACCCAAGTCCAGTATTGGGCTTATCCCATCTGCCGGTTTGGCCTGATAGTCCGCGGACTGGTTTTCGCGATCGTTGGCGCCTTCTTTATCATGGCGGCTTACCAGTTCGATCCCGATGAGGCCGGCGGTATCGCCGAAGTCTTCACCATGATACGCAGTCAGATATTCGGTCAGACCCTGCTGGTACTGGTCGCCTCAGGTTTGTTCGCTTTCGGCATCTATAGCCTGCTGGAAGCAATATACCGTCGCATCCATCCGTAGGCCGGAACCCGTTTCACTATGAAATTCAGGTCCAGACGTGCACAGCGGTGGTTCGATCGCATAAACGATTCCCACCACATAATGTGGTTTCTGGGGGTGGTGTCCTTCCTGGAAACCATCATCGTTCCCATCCCCATCGAAGTGGTGCTGATCCCTTTAATGGCGCTCAACCGGGATTGCATCTGGCGGTTGGCTGCAGCTACCACCCTCGGCTGCCTGGTGGCGGCGTTGGTGGGCTATGGGGTGGGCATGGCGCTGTACCAGTCCGTGGGTGTCTGGTTTATCGAAAGTATGGGAATGCAGAGCGGCTACGAGTCCTTTCAGACATTCTTCGATCAGCACGGCTTTGTGGCCATACTTGCCCTCGGTATAGTGCCCGTTCCGTTTCAGATTGCCATGATCACTGCAGGCGCGGCCGGCTACCCGATTTACCTGTTTGTACTGGCGGCTCTGATTGCCCGCGGTATCCGCTACTATGGCTTGGCGTGGCTGATCCTGCGGTTCGGCAGCCGGGCGGAAGATCTATGGCGGCGCCATGCGGTGATCGCCAGTCTTGCCGCTGCTGCGGTCCTGATCGCCATCTCGCTGGGGTTGCAGGCCCTGGCGAACAGAATAATATAGGGAAGCGCTTTTTCTCTCCCATTATGGTTGAATAGAATTTGATCAGAAATTCAGGTGTTGGTCTGGGCAACAACTATCAGCCGGAGCAACAATCATGAGTGAGGATGTGCTTTCCGGATTACTTCGCCGTATTCGCCTGCGCGGAGCTCTGTTTTTCAATGTGGAATGTGTCGGAGCCTGGGTTACCGAAGCGCCAGCGTCGGTGCTGATCTCCAGCGCCGTTATGCCGGCGTCTGAACACATGATGGAATATCATATCGTACTGGGCGGAACCTGTTGGGCCGGGATAACAGGGGAGCCGCAGTTTCAGATGAATGCGGGGGATGTCATCCTTTTCCCCCACGGTGATCCCCATGTGATGTCCAGTGTCCCCGGGTTGCGAGCAGAGCCTGATCTGCCATTCCTGATGGCAAACCTGAAGAAGCGCGAAGGCTTACCGTTCATGGTTCGCCAGCAAGATGATCGGCACATCCAGCCGGCAATACCTTGCCCCGATACCGTATCAAATCCGCCCAGCGCCAGATTGCTGTGCGGTTTTCTGGGTTGCGATCGCGGCCCGTTCAATCCCTTGCTTTCTGCGCTGCCACGGGTGGTTCATGCCCGTGCCACAGAGTTATCGGTAGACAGCTGGGCCGTTCAGCTTGCCCGGCTTGCGGAAACGGAGTCCCGCACCGCTCGGCCCGGCGGCGAAGCTGTTCTGGAACGTATGAGCGAAATGATGTTTGTTGATCTCATCCGGCTCCATCTCAGCACACTGTCGAAGAGCCAGACCGGATGGCTCGCCGCGTTGCGTGATCGGCATGTTGGCCGGGTGCTCACCGCAATGCACAGCCAGCCGGCAGAAGCCTGGACACTGGAAAAACTCTCCAGCCATGCCGGCCTCTCACGCTCTGCACTTCAGGACCGGTTTGTCGAACTGGTCGGGCAGCCTCCCATGCAGTATCTGAGATGCTGGCGCATGCAGGTTGCGTCCAACCTGTTAGTGGAAAGCAACGCCAAGATGGTCACCATCGCCCGTGAAGTGGGTTATGAATCAGAAGAGGCCTTCAGCCGGTCGTTCAAACGTGCGGTCGGCCAGCCGCCTGCCATGTGGCGTCGTGAACGCTCCATTCAACAGGTTCGGTAATTCAGTCATACACGCCGGACGGATGATCATTCAGCCGAAAGGCGACTCCCCCCACTATAGAGATGTCCGCAGCGACAATTTCAAACCTCTATTATCTATGGGAGAACGATCGTGGAAGCGATTACGACATTTGATGAAAGCAAGCTCAATGCCTTTGTGGGGCAGGTTCTGGGTGACCTTGGTGGCGCGTACAGTGCAGCGTTGGTCAAGATTGGCGACAAGCTCGGCCTGTATCGGGAGTTGCGCAGCGGAGGGCCCGCAACCTCCTCCGAACTTGCCGAGCGAACCGGCTGTTCCGAGCGGTACCTGCGCGAATGGCTGGCCCACCACGCGGCTTCGAACTATCTGCATTATGACCCCTCAACCAAACGCTTCCGGCTGCCTCCGGAACAGGCCATGGTGTTTGCGGATGAAGACAGCCCGGTCTACATGATCGGAGGCTTCGAGAACGCCTTCACCACCTTTGAGAACGAGCCCAAGGTGCGTGAGGGGTTTCGGACGGGGGAGGGCGTTGCCTGGGGTGACCAGGCTCACTGCATGTTCTGTGCTGTTGCCAGGTTTTTCCGCCCGGGCTACGTGCATAACCTGGTACAGAACTGGCTGCCGGCACTGGATGGCGTGGTCGAGAAGCTCGAACGCGGAGCGAAGGTGGCCGATCTGGGCTGTGGCCATGGCCACTCCACGCTGTTGATGGCGGCTGCATTTCCGAATTCAACGTTCATCGGGTACGACTTCCATGGTGGCTCCATTGATGCGGCCAATGCGCATCGTGACGAGCATGGCCTGGATTCACGCCGGGTACGCTTTGAGCAGGCCACAGCGAGCGATTTCGAGGAAGGAGATTTTGATCTGGTGACCTGTTTCGACGCATTGCACGATATGGGGGATCCGGTCGGAACGGCTGCTCACGTCTTCGAAAAGCTCAAGCCGGATGGTAGCTGGATGGTGGTTGAGCCTATGGCTGCCGATGAGCTCAGCGATAACTTCAATCCGGTAGGGCGATTGTTCTATGCAGCCTCAACCAGTATCTGCGTGCCTACGGCACTGGCGCAACAGACCGGCTTCGCGCTTGGTGCCCAGGCAGGAGAACGCAAACTGACGGAGGTGATTAAAAACGGAGGTTTCCGTTCCGTTCGAAGAGCTGCCGAAACGCCGTTCAACATCGTTCTGGAAGCGCGCCCCTGACGTTAGTGATGAAGGCCCGGGAGGAACGCTCTCCCGGAAGCCTTCTAAAAACCGGATTAAGAAACAGCTCTCCGCTGACGAAAAACAGGCCATCTGGATGCGTATCCTCGAATCTCACGGCTCAGGCAAGGGCAAAAAGCCCAAGGCGTTGCGGGATCTTTACGAAAAGGCCAGGCGCAAACAACGCGAAAAGGCCTGAATAGCACTTTCTGACTACGTCAGGTCGCATTCCGCAGCTTGATTTCATGTTGTTGGCTGTCTCCATACATCCTCATTCCATGGGTCACCGGCTATCTGTGTTTTCGCAAATACAGCCTGAGAATTCCCCTGACCGTAACATCCAGCTGGCTACCAGTGGTGTAGTCACCTGGCACCACATAGCTGGCTCTCTCCTCGGAAATCAGCTTCTCGATCTTTTCCTGAGTTCGCGGTTCACCCCATTTCTCATCGTCGAACACAGCGATGCTGCATCCGCCCTGAGTCTTGACCATCTTCATGGCCGGTATATCAGTGTCTCCGTCACCAAAATAGATCACTCGGTCAAACGGGAAAGGTCGCTCATGGGGTTCGGTGTATTCGTTGATTTTTACGTTGTCCCAGCTGTTTTCAATGCCCTTGTTGATGCGAAACAGGTACTGGGTCTTGGTGGTGTAGTCGATGGCAACGGCGGGCCACTTGGCGTGTCCGGTGTCTTCATCATAGTGGTAGCGGCATCCGAAGATCTTTTTGAAATGTTTCGCCACCCTGGTCCCGCGAATCATTTCCTCCAGGCCGCTTGAGACTACGTAATGGCTGAGGGCAATTCCATGATCACTGGCAAAACGATTGATGGCGTCAAACCAGTTCTCTACACCGGGGAACAGTGGTATGGATTCCCCATGCATTTTGAGTCGGTCCGGGGTTAACTCATCGTGCTTGCCCACATCGCGGGCGCGTTTGGCGAGTTCGCCCAGGTAGGTGAGTATCTCGTCGCCATCGCGTTCAAAGTTCTTTCGGTGTACTTCGGGCCAGAAATCTTCCTTGTCACTCAAACCCAGTGCCGGCATCAGACCGTGTTCGGCGCAATTGCCTTTTGCGAGGGTGCCATCGAAGTCATAAACCAAAGCGCATTGCATCGTTTGTCTGCCTTATTTGCCATGGACATTATAGAGGTGGAACGGCTGCCGACGTCATTTTCTCTCCAGCTCTCCGAGCTTCCGCCCGCTCTTGAGGTGCCGGAAAATCTGGGGCGTCATGAACGGCGCTGAACCATCAACATTGGGCGCGCCCGAACCGGCAGCCATATCAGAGCGATTCACCGTTCGAGTTTCAAATGACAGCCTGGTCACGCTGGTGGTGTTGGGCACGCTGGCATGCAGATGGGCGCCCGAAAAGCAAAGCAGGTCACCTGGTAACAGGCTGATCACGAGGGCGTCGTCCCAGCTTGGCGCCTTTGTCGCAGTTGGTAGAAGCGGGTAACCGGAAACGTTTTTCGCCCGGTGCGCTTGCACCATGTCCTGGAAATCCCAGTCAGCGCTGTCGTTATCGATAATCCGCGTAAACGAGCCCGGGAAGAGCGCGAGTGTTCGTTCTGGCGTGGTGTCGAAAAGTGGTGCCCACCAATTGATCTGTGCTGGAAGGTTGGAACCCCAGGTGTCCCTGTGGGCGCGAAGCGGTTCAAGACGCTCACCTTTTGCACCCGAGCAGGGGGGTTGTACACGAAGGACACCGCCATCGCCGTAGGTCTCGTCCAGATCGGTATGGATAGCAGAAAGCACCTGACACCATGCCAGATCCATGTCGCTGTCCTTTCTGATTGCCGCACGCAACGCCTCAGTGGCCTGTTCGATTTCCATGGAAGACATCCACTGGTGGACGCAGGTTGGCTCACTGCCTAGATGGCTGACGCAATGCGCACGCAACTGATCAGTAAGTCGAGCCATTGCGTCAAAACCACGGAAAACGATCAGCTCACCCCTGTAGATCCTGACATTGCGCTCGGCCTCAGGCAGGGG belongs to Marinobacter sp. SS13-12 and includes:
- a CDS encoding FAD-binding oxidoreductase — protein: MDTETINQLKRSFRGDVLNPGDADYDHVRALYNAMIDKRPRLIVRCCDTADVALAVGFGRDQNLLVAVRGCGHNGPGLGSCDDGLLIDLSRMKGVYVDPDNATVRAQPGCTQGDLDHATHAYGLAVPAGIVSTTGISGLTLGGGHGYLSRLHGLTVDNLLEAEVVLANGRILTANINQNEDLFWAIRGGGGNFGVVTSFLFQAHPVKDVYAGPIFWDLADARQIMAWYRDFLPRAPREMGMFLGLKRVPNAELFPEALWGRPIVALMTCYNGTEEEGVEAMRPVYEALPEPLLDGMTQMPFPIWQSAFDPILPEGLQWYWKGDFVKELSDEAIDVHIKHASKAPDGLSLMHLYPINGAVHDTDSNAMAWSCRDANWSMVIAGIDAEPENAATVTQWARDYWEAVHPYSASGAYINFMMEEGNERIQATYGPNYPRLAQIKAKYDPGNFFRVNQNIRPG
- a CDS encoding Lrp/AsnC family transcriptional regulator → MPNFKFDRFDRKILETLQANGRLPNIDLAADIGLSPSPCSRRVRLLEESGVIKGYSAVLDQEKVGLGLTVFVGIKVERHREKEAEAFREAVSVLPEVVMAHLVSGESDFLLQVVVPDLRAYENFLTNTLLKLPGIRDIRSNFAIQTVKPQTPLPLIHLPG
- a CDS encoding LysE family translocator produces the protein MALVAIYLVPGPDMILVLGTTVSEGPRRAIATAVGLAVARSIHVLLAAVGLAALFVSQPWTYHTVRLVGAAYLLYLGWQLLGKASVLPATNDLAAAGMAKSGYLAAFRRGLATNLLNPKSLIFCSVLLPQFIRPELSGVAGQFAVLAAILVLTGFVFDLAYALIGRGLWAITAENARYQKAQNNIFALLMMSIGLKVAFS
- a CDS encoding aspartate/glutamate racemase family protein, giving the protein MKTIGLLGGMSWESTQTYYRLINEGVKARLGGLHSAKLVLYSVDFAEIEALQHRGDWAATARILSDAALSLQKAGADFLVIGTNTMHKVAPEIEQTVRLPLLHIADATAQVLAQDRITRVGLLGTRFTMEQAFYRERLEAAGIAVLTPDQAQRDSVHRVIYEELCQGEINPDSRQAYLDIVASLSERGAQAVILGCTEIGLLIRQADTSVPLYDTTEIHAAQAVEQALV
- a CDS encoding cation:proton antiporter — encoded protein: MIENFPHWLPIGASQATLNIILLGVILSASIFADALAHRTRVPRISILMLVGIAIAFVQQVWIGAQDNDVLGGLSEPMIQLALVMVAFLLGSELELRRLRNTGPLILVISLFVIIGGGLLVGAGLLMLGFPLVVAVSLAAISVATDPAAVSESVRERGSAGLVPRILLGIVAIDDAWGIVVFGLSMSVLGWVIGGDGQVALLHALWEMGGAILLGVTVGLPAAWLTGRLKSGEPTQVEAIAIILLLAGLSSLLGVSALLASMIAGSLVANLAYHHTRSFREIEHIEWPFLVFFFVLSGASIDLYRVDDAILLTLAYVLLRLAGRVLGGYFAVMFSPARHEALPRNIGLALTPQAGVAIGMALLAAERFPEYRDSILPVVVASTIVFELFGPVFVKRVLR
- a CDS encoding DUF1206 domain-containing protein, with protein sequence MTTSSNTPDHRDAITILARAGYGARGIVYLLVGGLAALAVVGQGGQTTGSRGALERILFAPWGDVLLGIMVAGLLGFALWRGIQAIKDTDHHGMDAKGIVVRAALLISAMTHIMLAFFAVSLIFTLDSSSGGSGSGSKDAATWLMSQSFGRWLVAAVGVALVGAGVAHVIKAVKTQFDRHFNMPTQVQYWAYPICRFGLIVRGLVFAIVGAFFIMAAYQFDPDEAGGIAEVFTMIRSQIFGQTLLVLVASGLFAFGIYSLLEAIYRRIHP
- a CDS encoding VTT domain-containing protein translates to MKFRSRRAQRWFDRINDSHHIMWFLGVVSFLETIIVPIPIEVVLIPLMALNRDCIWRLAAATTLGCLVAALVGYGVGMALYQSVGVWFIESMGMQSGYESFQTFFDQHGFVAILALGIVPVPFQIAMITAGAAGYPIYLFVLAALIARGIRYYGLAWLILRFGSRAEDLWRRHAVIASLAAAAVLIAISLGLQALANRII
- a CDS encoding AraC family transcriptional regulator encodes the protein MSEDVLSGLLRRIRLRGALFFNVECVGAWVTEAPASVLISSAVMPASEHMMEYHIVLGGTCWAGITGEPQFQMNAGDVILFPHGDPHVMSSVPGLRAEPDLPFLMANLKKREGLPFMVRQQDDRHIQPAIPCPDTVSNPPSARLLCGFLGCDRGPFNPLLSALPRVVHARATELSVDSWAVQLARLAETESRTARPGGEAVLERMSEMMFVDLIRLHLSTLSKSQTGWLAALRDRHVGRVLTAMHSQPAEAWTLEKLSSHAGLSRSALQDRFVELVGQPPMQYLRCWRMQVASNLLVESNAKMVTIAREVGYESEEAFSRSFKRAVGQPPAMWRRERSIQQVR
- a CDS encoding class I SAM-dependent methyltransferase, giving the protein MTTFDESKLNAFVGQVLGDLGGAYSAALVKIGDKLGLYRELRSGGPATSSELAERTGCSERYLREWLAHHAASNYLHYDPSTKRFRLPPEQAMVFADEDSPVYMIGGFENAFTTFENEPKVREGFRTGEGVAWGDQAHCMFCAVARFFRPGYVHNLVQNWLPALDGVVEKLERGAKVADLGCGHGHSTLLMAAAFPNSTFIGYDFHGGSIDAANAHRDEHGLDSRRVRFEQATASDFEEGDFDLVTCFDALHDMGDPVGTAAHVFEKLKPDGSWMVVEPMAADELSDNFNPVGRLFYAASTSICVPTALAQQTGFALGAQAGERKLTEVIKNGGFRSVRRAAETPFNIVLEARP
- a CDS encoding HAD family hydrolase: MQCALVYDFDGTLAKGNCAEHGLMPALGLSDKEDFWPEVHRKNFERDGDEILTYLGELAKRARDVGKHDELTPDRLKMHGESIPLFPGVENWFDAINRFASDHGIALSHYVVSSGLEEMIRGTRVAKHFKKIFGCRYHYDEDTGHAKWPAVAIDYTTKTQYLFRINKGIENSWDNVKINEYTEPHERPFPFDRVIYFGDGDTDIPAMKMVKTQGGCSIAVFDDEKWGEPRTQEKIEKLISEERASYVVPGDYTTGSQLDVTVRGILRLYLRKHR